A genomic region of Streptomyces rimosus contains the following coding sequences:
- a CDS encoding HAMP domain-containing protein, whose product MAAGDFRTRLPGAQEGLVAELSAVFNQIAARNQHLSDELLRLRSEVVRQGRLDERMSASPGPGTWATSVQAANAIIDALVIPTNQATQVLDAVAGGDLTQRVDLHDGNRPLRGDRRRLGRAVNRMVDQLSLFTGEVTRVARESGTEGRLGGRAKVAGLSGSWRDVTEAVNTMAARLTAQVRDIALVTTAVARGDLTRQVTVEAAGELLELKLTVNTMVDQLSAFADEVTRVAREVGTEGQLGGRAQVRGVSGVWKDLTDNVNFMASNLTSQVRNIAQVTTAVANGDLSQKITVDARGEILQLKLTVNTMVDQLSAFADEVTRVAREVGTDGRLGGRAHVRGVSGVWKDLTDNVNFMADNLTSQVRNIALVATAVAEGDLGRKITVEAKGEILEVKSTINTMVDQLSAFADEVTRVAREVGTEGNLGGQAQVRGASGVWKDLTDNVNFMASNLTSQVRNIAQVTTAVADGDLSKKITVDARGEILELKDTVNSMVEQLRAFADEVTRVAREVGTEGNLGGRAQVRGASGVWKDLTDNVNFMASNLTTQVRNIALVATAVAQGDLSKKIDVDARGEILELKTTLNTMVDTLSSFASEVTRVAREVGSEGQLGGQARVEGVYGTWKRLTTNVNELASNLTTQVRAIAEVASAVASGDMTRTVTVETQGEVAELRDNINLMVSNLRETTRAKDWLESNLARLAALMQGHRDLMEVADLILRELTPLVNAQYGAFFLADTDREDLQLAFIAGYGSSQDATLDTPGSLDHGLVRQAALEKKRILVEDAPPDYIKINSGLGEAKPATLVIIPVLFEDQTLGVIELASFSRFSDVHLAFFDQFVNTIGVAINTIVANSRTESLLGESQRLARQLQERTGELQRRQAELQRSNEELEEKAALLASSSQYKSEFLANMSHELRNPLNSLLILARLLADNQDGHLNEQEVQFAITIHRAGSDLLQLINDILDLSKIEAGRMDVRPKRLPLIKLLNYVHDTFRPMTLDRGLAFEVSVSESVPKELFSDEQRLQQVLRNLLSNAVKFTAAGKIDLRVDRAGDGSIAFTVTDTGIGIAPEKLPVIFEAFQQADGTTNRKYGGTGLGLSISREIAGLLGGRITASSRPGVGSIFTLHVPIECPGYAEPLDALPVAPEQHADGALHLAKTPRHAPRSGPPVARDDTPWPTSARLEDWVNGPSGPLLSGCQVLVVDDDIRNVFALTNVLSRVGMRVLYAEHGREGITMLEKNPGINLVLMDIMMPELDGYETIRAIRRTPRFANLPVIVLTAKAMPGDREQSLESGANEYVPKPVDVDRLLAVAVELLSRHGSGAPAPGGESGTQDPDATSSRSQGIEGPS is encoded by the coding sequence ATGGCGGCCGGAGATTTCCGGACTCGACTGCCAGGGGCGCAAGAAGGTCTGGTGGCCGAACTGTCCGCGGTGTTCAACCAGATAGCCGCCCGCAACCAGCACCTGTCCGACGAGCTGTTACGCCTCCGGTCGGAGGTCGTACGCCAGGGCAGGCTGGACGAACGGATGTCCGCCAGCCCGGGCCCGGGCACCTGGGCCACCTCCGTACAGGCCGCCAACGCCATCATCGACGCGCTGGTCATCCCGACGAACCAGGCCACCCAGGTGCTGGACGCGGTGGCGGGCGGCGATCTGACCCAGCGGGTGGACCTCCACGACGGCAACCGACCGCTGCGCGGCGACCGCCGGCGGCTCGGCCGGGCGGTCAACCGCATGGTCGACCAGCTGTCGCTGTTCACCGGCGAGGTCACCCGGGTGGCCCGCGAGTCCGGTACGGAAGGCCGGCTCGGCGGGCGTGCCAAGGTGGCCGGGCTGTCCGGGAGCTGGCGGGACGTGACCGAGGCGGTCAACACCATGGCGGCCCGGCTGACCGCCCAGGTGCGCGACATCGCGCTGGTGACGACGGCGGTGGCGCGCGGCGACCTGACCCGTCAGGTGACGGTCGAGGCGGCCGGCGAACTCCTGGAGCTGAAGCTCACCGTCAACACGATGGTCGACCAGCTCTCCGCCTTCGCCGACGAAGTCACCCGCGTCGCCCGCGAAGTCGGCACCGAAGGGCAACTGGGCGGCCGGGCGCAGGTACGGGGCGTGTCGGGCGTCTGGAAGGACCTCACCGACAACGTCAACTTCATGGCGTCCAACCTCACCAGCCAGGTGCGCAACATCGCGCAGGTCACCACGGCCGTGGCCAACGGCGATCTCAGCCAGAAGATCACGGTGGACGCGCGCGGCGAGATCCTCCAGCTGAAGCTGACCGTCAACACGATGGTCGACCAGCTCTCCGCCTTCGCCGACGAGGTCACCCGCGTCGCGCGCGAAGTCGGCACCGACGGGCGGCTCGGCGGCCGGGCCCACGTACGCGGGGTTTCCGGCGTCTGGAAAGACCTCACCGACAACGTCAACTTCATGGCCGACAACCTCACCTCTCAGGTGCGCAACATCGCCCTGGTGGCGACGGCGGTCGCGGAGGGCGACCTGGGCCGCAAGATCACGGTGGAGGCGAAGGGCGAGATCCTGGAGGTGAAGTCGACGATCAACACGATGGTCGACCAGCTCTCCGCCTTCGCCGACGAGGTCACCCGGGTCGCGCGCGAGGTCGGTACGGAAGGCAACCTCGGCGGGCAGGCCCAGGTGCGCGGCGCCTCCGGCGTCTGGAAGGACCTCACCGACAACGTCAACTTCATGGCGTCCAACCTCACCTCCCAGGTGCGCAACATCGCGCAGGTGACCACCGCGGTGGCCGACGGCGACCTGTCGAAGAAGATCACGGTCGACGCACGCGGCGAGATCCTGGAGCTCAAGGACACCGTCAACTCGATGGTGGAGCAGCTGCGGGCGTTCGCCGACGAGGTGACGCGGGTGGCCCGCGAGGTCGGCACGGAAGGCAACCTCGGCGGCCGGGCCCAGGTGCGCGGCGCCTCCGGCGTCTGGAAGGACCTCACCGACAACGTCAACTTCATGGCGTCCAACCTGACCACCCAGGTGCGCAACATCGCCCTGGTGGCCACCGCCGTCGCGCAGGGCGACCTGTCCAAGAAGATCGACGTGGACGCGCGCGGCGAGATCCTGGAGCTGAAGACGACCCTCAACACGATGGTCGACACTTTGTCGTCGTTCGCGTCGGAGGTCACCCGGGTCGCCCGCGAGGTGGGCAGCGAGGGGCAGCTGGGCGGCCAGGCCCGGGTCGAGGGCGTGTACGGCACCTGGAAGCGCCTGACGACGAACGTCAACGAGCTGGCGTCCAACCTCACCACCCAGGTGCGGGCGATCGCCGAGGTGGCCTCCGCGGTGGCGTCCGGCGACATGACCCGTACGGTCACCGTCGAGACCCAGGGCGAGGTCGCCGAGCTGCGCGACAACATCAACCTGATGGTCTCCAACCTCCGCGAGACCACCCGTGCCAAGGACTGGCTGGAGTCGAACCTGGCCCGGCTGGCGGCTCTGATGCAGGGCCACCGCGACCTGATGGAGGTCGCCGACCTGATCCTGCGGGAGCTGACGCCGCTGGTGAACGCCCAGTACGGGGCCTTCTTCCTGGCCGACACCGACCGCGAGGACCTGCAGCTGGCGTTCATCGCCGGGTACGGCTCGTCCCAGGACGCCACGCTGGACACGCCCGGCTCCTTGGACCACGGTCTGGTGCGCCAGGCCGCGCTGGAGAAGAAGCGGATCCTGGTGGAGGACGCGCCGCCCGACTACATCAAGATCAATTCCGGGCTGGGCGAGGCGAAGCCGGCGACCCTCGTCATCATCCCGGTGCTCTTCGAGGACCAGACGCTCGGCGTGATCGAGCTGGCGTCCTTCTCCCGCTTCTCCGACGTGCACCTGGCCTTCTTCGACCAGTTCGTGAACACCATCGGCGTGGCCATCAACACCATCGTCGCCAACTCCCGTACGGAATCGCTGCTCGGCGAGTCCCAGCGGCTGGCCCGTCAGCTCCAGGAGCGCACCGGCGAGCTCCAGCGGCGCCAGGCGGAGCTGCAGCGCTCGAACGAGGAGCTGGAGGAGAAGGCCGCGCTGCTGGCCAGCTCGTCCCAGTACAAGTCCGAGTTCCTGGCGAACATGTCGCACGAGCTGCGCAACCCGCTCAACTCGCTGCTCATCCTCGCCCGGCTGCTCGCCGACAACCAGGACGGGCACCTGAACGAGCAGGAGGTGCAGTTCGCGATCACGATCCACCGGGCCGGGTCCGATCTGCTCCAGCTGATCAACGACATCCTCGACCTGTCCAAGATCGAGGCGGGCCGGATGGACGTACGGCCCAAGCGGCTGCCGCTGATCAAGCTGCTCAACTACGTCCACGACACCTTCCGGCCGATGACCCTCGACCGGGGGCTGGCCTTCGAGGTGTCGGTGAGCGAGAGCGTCCCCAAGGAGCTGTTCTCCGACGAGCAGCGCCTCCAGCAGGTGCTGCGCAATCTGCTGTCCAACGCGGTGAAGTTCACCGCGGCCGGGAAGATCGATCTACGGGTGGACCGCGCCGGCGACGGGTCGATCGCCTTCACCGTCACGGACACCGGCATCGGCATCGCGCCGGAGAAACTGCCGGTCATCTTCGAGGCGTTCCAGCAGGCGGACGGGACCACCAACCGCAAGTACGGCGGCACCGGCCTGGGCCTGTCGATCAGCCGGGAGATCGCGGGGCTGCTCGGCGGCCGGATCACCGCGAGCAGCCGCCCCGGCGTCGGCAGCATCTTCACCCTGCACGTCCCCATCGAGTGCCCCGGTTACGCCGAACCGCTCGACGCCCTGCCCGTCGCCCCCGAGCAGCATGCGGACGGCGCCCTGCACCTGGCGAAGACGCCGCGCCACGCCCCGCGTTCGGGCCCGCCCGTCGCGCGCGACGACACGCCGTGGCCGACCAGCGCCCGGCTGGAGGACTGGGTGAACGGGCCCTCGGGCCCTTTGCTGTCCGGCTGCCAGGTCCTGGTCGTCGACGACGACATCCGTAATGTCTTCGCTCTCACGAACGTCCTGAGCCGGGTCGGCATGCGGGTGCTGTACGCCGAACACGGCCGGGAAGGCATCACGATGCTGGAGAAGAATCCCGGCATCAATCTGGTCCTGATGGACATCATGATGCCGGAGCTGGACGGCTACGAAACCATTCGCGCGATCCGCCGCACACCGCGGTTCGCGAATCTGCCCGTCATCGTCCTGACGGCGAAAGCGATGCCCGGGGACCGCGAGCAATCCCTGGAGAGCGGAGCCAACGAATACGTACCCAAACCCGTCGACGTGGACCGTCTGCTGGCCGTGGCCGTCGAGCTTCTGTCCCGGCACGGCTCCGGCGCCCCGGCCCCGGGCGGTGAATCAGGCACGCAAGACCCCGACGCGACCTCTTCGAGGTCCCAAGGCATCGAAGGCCCATCATGA
- a CDS encoding response regulator: MTHAPDTDGTDERAGILLVDDMEDNLAALEAVLGSLGEPLVRARSGEEAMKALLRQEFAVVLLDILMPGMDGFETASNIKRLDQTKDIPIIFLTGTESDSGFAFRGYSTGAADYLTKPFDPWVLRAKVNVFLDLHRKNRQLRRLIKQDNARMGELADRISEIERRLSASDDPGERDLSESVARMAESVRSLRRGR; the protein is encoded by the coding sequence ATGACCCATGCACCCGACACCGACGGGACCGACGAACGGGCGGGCATCCTCCTTGTCGACGACATGGAAGACAACCTCGCCGCCCTCGAAGCGGTCCTGGGCTCGCTCGGCGAGCCCCTCGTCCGGGCCCGCTCCGGAGAAGAGGCGATGAAAGCGCTGCTGCGGCAGGAATTCGCGGTCGTTCTGCTGGACATTCTCATGCCCGGCATGGACGGCTTCGAGACCGCCTCCAACATCAAACGTCTCGACCAGACCAAGGACATCCCGATCATTTTCCTGACCGGGACGGAAAGCGATTCCGGCTTCGCCTTCCGCGGCTATTCGACCGGCGCCGCCGACTACCTCACGAAACCCTTCGACCCGTGGGTGCTGCGCGCCAAGGTCAATGTGTTTCTCGATCTGCACCGCAAGAACCGGCAGTTGCGCCGGCTCATCAAGCAGGACAACGCCCGGATGGGCGAACTGGCGGACCGTATCTCCGAGATCGAGCGCCGCCTCTCCGCCAGCGACGACCCCGGCGAGCGCGACCTGAGCGAGAGCGTGGCGCGCATGGCGGAGTCGGTGCGTTCCCTGCGGCGGGGGCGGTAG